Part of the Paenibacillus sp. FSL R7-0273 genome is shown below.
CCGTAAAACGCCCTCCCGGGCCGATAAAGACACTGGTAAAATTAGTTTAAAGAAAGTGTTGACAAAATGTAAACGGATACATATAATAAAAGTACAGTATGGTTTCTCTCCACTCCTATCCAAACACTGTACGATTCCAATATCCATTGTGAATTGTAGCCGCTTACTTTGTAAGCGGTTCTTTTTTTTGTAAAAGTGCTGGCCCTCTTAAGGAATCGCCGCCTCCCGTTTCCCTCATTATTAGTTATTTAGAGAATAAGCTTCTTCCCCGAGATAATCCAAAAAAAAGCGCATACCGGCTTGAACCGGTACGCGCCTCGCTTCTGCAAACAGCTTAATGTGTCAGCCGCTCAATTGGATGACTTGGCAGCCGCAGCACTGCCGTCTATACGTAGACCGTATAATCGTTATGCTGCAGAAGCACCTTGGCCCGCTCCATGTCATTTTCCTGGCGGAAAGACAGGCGCATAATCCCCGGTACATCCTCACGGCTTTCAATAATCTGTACATTGCTTAAGTTAATGCCCTGATCCCCAAGCTCGGTAGCGATGCGGCCGATAATCCCCGGATGGTCGGGAACATCGATATGCAGATCGAACAGCGGGGTAATCATTCCTTTGCGCCGTTCCGGCAGCTGGCTGCGGAACCCGTTCGCTTCGTGGAAGGCTGCCTCTATTCCGGTACCGTCCGAGTTCTCCAGCAACTGAATAAAGGAGGAGACCTCCTCGTTCCAATCCTTAAGCAGACGCAGCATGACGGAGCGGTTATTGAGCAGAATATCGCGCCAGATGATCGGATCGCTGGAGGCAATCCGGGTTATGTCACGGAATCCTCCGGCAGCCAGAGTACTGTACAGTGAATCCTCCGTATCATAAGCATGAACCTGGTTTACAAGAGCAACAGCGATAATATGCGGCAGGTGGCTGATAGCCCCGACAATTTCATCAT
Proteins encoded:
- a CDS encoding prephenate dehydrogenase, coding for MTTKIAIFGVGLIGGSLALCFKGKEGLTVVGHAHRPESAVKYVSRGVVDQATLSVEEAALDADYIFLCVPVGMLEEYLQQLSRLPLKPGCIITDVGSTKASIAACAVSLDIPGVHFIGGHPMAGSERSGVEAASSLLFENAYYVLTPPPGVPEEAYEALKSLLLHTRAQIVRLEPERHDEIVGAISHLPHIIAVALVNQVHAYDTEDSLYSTLAAGGFRDITRIASSDPIIWRDILLNNRSVMLRLLKDWNEEVSSFIQLLENSDGTGIEAAFHEANGFRSQLPERRKGMITPLFDLHIDVPDHPGIIGRIATELGDQGINLSNVQIIESREDVPGIMRLSFRQENDMERAKVLLQHNDYTVYV